In Lactuca sativa cultivar Salinas chromosome 5, Lsat_Salinas_v11, whole genome shotgun sequence, the DNA window TGGTAGGATTATACGCATAGTTTATTTTGTTCTATGATTGTTATGATTTTTTTCTCATGTCTCTTCTTTCATGGATCATACTTATATCGTAATTCATGAATCTCGTAATAAAATTCAAAGCCCTAATAACAGTATGGATGTAAGGAGATCGATGAACAATGTGAATACCATCTTTCTGAATCTTGAAGCATAACATCGTGTATATGCATTGAAATTCATATATTCATATTTCCATATCATCAATTTGAGATTTTGTATATGCAGTAATCAAGCCAAAGATGATATTGAATCCACTAAAAAAGATGAAAAGGATGAGAAAACCACCatatccaagaagaagaagaagaagagtaatGCTGATGAAGAACAATCCAAATCCACCATGAGCAATGATGAAATACCACAAGATAAAGTAGTTCATGAAGAATCTGAACTTAAaccaaaaaagaagaagaaaagcaaACATGATTTAGCTTCTGATGGTGAAACCAAAGAAGAGAAATTAGATGATACAGTGAATGAATTGGAGGTAAATGAACCAAAGAAGAAAACCAAGGATAAAAAGAGTAAAAGCAACCAAGAAGACAAACCTGCAACAAATGACACTGAAAATGGAGATGTGGTTAAGGAAGACAAAAAGAGTTCAAAGAAAAGGAAAAGATTGTTGTCCGATGAAAATGAGAACACCACTGAAGCTCCTAAAGAAGAAGAGATTGTTGAAAATGAGAAACCTGAGAAAAACGAAGGAGAAAAGTCTCAGAAATCTGTGAAAAAGCAACGTATTGATTCAACAGAGGTTTGTACTTTGTATACTTCTCTTTCTTGAAATAATTCCATGTAATATCAATGTATTTTAACAAGaatgaaagtatattgctatttcttgcatttagctttATGAGAAAACGTTTCGCTTGTCTTCTTGCAGCCGAAGACTATCAATGCATTTCAAAGGGTGAAAATTGACCAAGTTGAATTCGCACACGAAAAgttgcaagataattcatattGGGCCAAGGTATGATCTCTTTGTTCATAAATAAAAACGTTTTAATACAAAAATTGCAATGTACTTAAATTGATTTGTTCTTATGCTTTTATTACACATTGTAGGATGGTGCAGATATCGGATATGGTGCTAAAGCACAAGAAGTTTTAGGTTTAGTGAGAGGAAAGTAAGTCTCAATCTCCTTGATGCATTTATACACGATGTTCACATAGGACAAAAATGTTGTACTGTGTCTGATGTGCATTGTACTTGGACTGATTAGACTGGCACTGATGTCAGCGGGACAAAAAATGCAATTTATTGTTCGACACAAAAAGGCGCGGCAAGGATTTGCTTTTTATCTGTCGTCGTctgtgcaaaagacgtaaataGCTCTAGAAAGCTTGTCAAGTCACATCCAGTACAATCTACTTGTAAGAAATGTACCGATTGGATTGACACTGATGTCAACGGGACAAAAAATGCAATTTATTATTTAGCACAAAAAGATGCGACAAGGATATGCTTTTTATCTGTCGTCGTTTGTGCAAAATACGTAAATAGCCCTAGAAAGCTTGTCAAGTCACATCCGGTACAATCTAGTTGTAAGAAATGGAAAAAATTATTGAAAAGTGTTATTTATTTAATGTGTAGGGGTTTTCGGCATGAAAAGACGAAAAAGAAGCGAGGAAGCTATAGAGGAGGTCAAATAGATCTACAGTCTCATTCAATTAAGTTCAATTACTCTGACCAAGAGTGAGAGTTGTTGCTTCCTTGTATTTTTTGATTAATTGTATGAACTTTGATATTTGTAATCAAAATTTTGATATggaattttaactttatttttgcaAAAGACCATTCGTATTTGTAGTCATATGTTATAACTTTTATCAAGATAATGCCTTCTGAAAAATTATTCAATCGtaacatttttgttttttaagattatatatatatatatatatatatatatatatatatatatatatatatatatatatatatatatatatatatatatatatatatatatatatatatatatatatatatatatttcttatcCGGATATTGTGTTTTTTTGTCTTATTAGGACATTTTTGTTTCATGGCTTAAAACGTAACTTGCTCACCTTAGTGAACTCTTAACAACCTCCTAACTTTATTTGATCTAATTCATTATGAATATCACGATAAAATAGTGTTGGCTTTCTTTAGAATCTATTCCTCGTATGCAAGTGTCTTTAGTAGACACTATTAGACATATTGTGTAAGAAATATACAATATGATATATTGTTGTATACATactaaaaaccacaaaatgtcCAAAATAAATAATGAATAAATTTATCTAATAAATATTGTATTATTTACCAACCAAATAAATATTCTATTATTTATAAACTAAATAAATGTTTAATAGAATGTTTTATTCATTATTTGTTAAGTAGTTTTCCTAAATAAAagtgtatttttattaaataacgaGTTTATTTAATAAAGACAAGGAGATTAATTAAAGTAAGTAATTTATGGGTTGATCTTATTATTTCGTTTAGGAAAAGACTTGAAAGCCTTAtccaataataaaaatatttaaaaagagATTTAGCCTATGACCGCTGATTCTTCCATATGAGGATTTTGATGAATTCGCTGAAACTATAACGGTATTAACAACTATACCCTTGTTCAAATTTGTAatgt includes these proteins:
- the LOC111913854 gene encoding lisH domain-containing protein C1711.05, which codes for MTATSKEDDGSSKIASLIPETKEILHQSILHYLHRSGFNKTLKRFQSEAQIQNDMWKSSSANLEEIYCKFVNGCNQAKDDIESTKKDEKDEKTTISKKKKKKSNADEEQSKSTMSNDEIPQDKVVHEESELKPKKKKKSKHDLASDGETKEEKLDDTVNELEVNEPKKKTKDKKSKSNQEDKPATNDTENGDVVKEDKKSSKKRKRLLSDENENTTEAPKEEEIVENEKPEKNEGEKSQKSVKKQRIDSTEPKTINAFQRVKIDQVEFAHEKLQDNSYWAKDGADIGYGAKAQEVLGLVRGKGFRHEKTKKKRGSYRGGQIDLQSHSIKFNYSDQE